A genomic region of Arachis hypogaea cultivar Tifrunner chromosome 5, arahy.Tifrunner.gnm2.J5K5, whole genome shotgun sequence contains the following coding sequences:
- the LOC112802458 gene encoding protein KINESIN LIGHT CHAIN-RELATED 2 → MPGLAMDELHVNSAKEEHSGSYTPHKENFNNQQASPRSTLSPRSIQSDSIDLAIDGVVDTSIEQLYHNVCEMRSSDHSPSRASFFSYGEESRIDSELCHLVGDIAGLDITKKVVRENNEDSNGNGNASGNESTKKENNLSPNSKVIEESEKLTRGSKKLHERPSRKERGARKSNGLYHMRRYKSLGLMKGIEDPISAGLDNPELGPFLLKQTRDLIASGENPRKALDLALRALKSFETCAIDGKPSLEMVMCLHVLASIYCNMGQYNEAIPILERSIEIPVLEDGQDHALAKFAGCMQLGDTYAIMGQIENSLLFYTAGLEIQGQILGETDPRYGETCRYVAEAHVQALQFDEAEKICQTALEIHKGNSSPDSLEEAADRRLMGLICDSKGDYEAALEHYVLASMAMSANGHEVDVATIDCSIGDAYLSLARYDEAVFSYQKALTVFKSTKGENHPTVGSVYVRLADLYNKIGKFKESKSYCENALRIYGKIKPGIPSEDIASGLIDVAAIYQSMNDLEKGLKLLKKALKIYGNAPGQQSTVAGIEAQMGVMYYMLGNYADSYNIFKSSIAKFRASGEKKSALFGIALNQMGLACVQRYAINEAADLFEEARTILEKEYGPYHPDTLGVYSNLAGTYDAMGRVDDAIEILEYVVGMREEKLGTANPDVDDEKRRLAELLKEAGRARNRKTRRSLETLLDANSHLIKENFIKV, encoded by the exons ATGCCTGGGTTAGCAATGGATGAGTTACATGTAAATAGTGCAAAAGAAGAACATAGTGGGAGTTACACACCCCACAAGGAAAACTTCAACAATCAACAAGCATCTCCAAGGAGCACACTGAGTCCAAGGAGCATTCAAAGTGACTCAATTGATTTGGCCATCGATGGTGTGGTGGACACCTCCATTGAGCAATTGTATCACAATGTCTGCGAGATGCGAAGCTCCGATCACTCACCGTCCAGAGCTAGTTTCTTCTCGTATGGAGAAGAGTCAAGGATTGATTCAGAGCTTTGCCATCTTGTTGGTGACATTGCAGGTTTGGACATCACAAAGAAGGTTGTCAGAGAGAACAATGAGGATTCCAATGGCAATGGCAATGCTAGTGGTAATGAATCCACAAAGAAGGAAAATAACCTCTCACCAAACTCAAAGGTCATTGAAGAATCAGAAAAATTGACTCGAGGAAGCAAGAAATTGCACGAGAGGCCGTCCAGGAAGGAGAGGGGTGCTAGAAAATCAAATGGTCTTTACCATATGAGGAGGTACAAGAGTCTTGGTTTAATGAAGGGGATTGAGGATCCTATTTCTGCTGGTTTAGATAATCCAGAATTGGGACCTTTCTTGCTTAAGCAAACAAGGGATTTGATTGCTTCGGGTGAGAATCCAAGGAAGGCTCTTGATTTGGCTCTTAGAGCCTTGAAATCATTTGAGACTTGTGCTATTGATGGAAAACCAAGTTTGGAAATGGTTATGTGCCTCCATGTCTTGGCATCAATATACTGTAATATGGGACAGTACAATGAGGCCATTCCAATTCTTGAGCGTTCGATTGAAATTCCGGTTTTGGAGGATGGCCAGGATCATGCACTAGCAAAATTTGCAGGTTGCATGCAATTGGGTGATACTTATGCAATAATGGGTCAGATTGAGAATTCTCTGCTGTTTTACACAGCAGGCCTAGAAATTCAAGGGCAAATCCTGGGGGAAACTGATCCAAGATATGGTGAGACATGCCGGTATGTAGCCGAGGCGCATGTTCAGGCATTGCAGTTTGATGAGGCTGAGAAGATTTGTCAGACAGCTCTTGAAATTCACAAGGGAAACAGTTCACCAGATTCACTTGAGGAAGCAGCCGATAGAAGACTAATGGGGCTTATTTGTGATTCAAAGGGTGACTATGAGGCTGCACTTGAGCACTATGTTCTTGCAAGCATGGCTATGTCAGCAAATGGCCATGAAGTAGATGTTGCCACCATTGATTGCAGCATTGGTGACGCGTATCTCTCTTTGGCGCGCTATGATGAGGCGGTATTCTCTTATCAAAAGGCACTTACTGTGTTCAAATCAACCAAAGGAGAGAACCATCCAACGGTTGGTTCAGTTTATGTCCGGTTAGCCGACCTGTATAACAAGATAGGAAAGTTCAAGGAATCAAAATCTTACTGCGAAAATGCGCTGAGAATCTATGGGAAGATCAAACCAGGGATCCCCTCAGAAGACATTGCTAGTGGTTTGATTGATGTTGCGGCGATATACCAATCAATGAATGATTTGGAGAAAGGGTTGAAGCTTTTGAAGAAGGCTTTGAAGATATATGGTAATGCACCTGGACAACAAAGCACTGTTGCAGGGATTGAGGCACAGATGGGGGTAATGTATTACATGCTAGGGAACTATGCTGATTCCTATAACATCTTTAAGAGTTCCATTGCCAAGTTTCGCGCAAGCGGAGAGAAGAAATCAGCTTTGTTTGGGATTGCTTTGAACCAAATGGGGCTTGCTTGCGTGCAGCGTTATGCTATAAATGAAGCCGCGGATTTGTTTGAAGAGGCTAGGACAATACTGGAAAAAGAGTATGGTCCATATCATCCAGACACCTTAGGTGTCTATAGCAATCTTGCAGGAACCTATGATGCAATGGGCAG AGTGGATGATgccattgagattttggaatatGTAGTTGGAATGAGAGAAGAGAAGCTTGGAACAGCAAATCCTGATGTGGATGATGAGAAGCGTAGGTTGGCAGAGTTATTAAAAGAAGCAGGAAGGGCTCGGAACAGGAAAACAAGGAGGTCACTGGAAACTCTTCTTGATGCAAACTCACACCTCATAAAAGAAAATTTCATCAAGGTATAA